In Gossypium arboreum isolate Shixiya-1 chromosome 3, ASM2569848v2, whole genome shotgun sequence, the sequence GCACATACTAtaatctgaaatcaaatatatTGTACTCTACTTTGAAGATAATACAAGAATCAAAGATTAAATTCCAGATTTCCTCTTTTTAGAGTTTGATAACCAAGCTCTAAGAATAAAATGAGAAACATCGTATTAGCAATTAAGATTAAAACCTAATGAAACAGATAAAAAAGGCGCAAAACCAAAATTTAGCACTACAAAATTGGAGTAAAGATAATGTTCCCTCGGATAATAACAAGGTAAGAATGAGTTCCATAAATAATTCCGTGCTCAAATTGCAGGAACAGCATACGTTCACCTTGTAATTCCAAATATAACACATTTCAGTTTCTTCTGTATTTTAAGCCAAAAATTCTATTCCCGACAATTCCGCACTGAAAGGGGTTTATAGTAATATACATAAGATCACCTAAAACTGAGAGAATTTGTTAACAAATGATTGCACTAGCATACTACAAATGGTGGGATGAAGCTTCTCAGAGGTAAAACAAGATacgaaagaaaaggaaaaacatgACTATATGGTGCACATATCCGTGGATGAACCAACCTCACAAATTTTGGGGGAAATTGTTTATTTGTCTTTCTTCCAAAACATCTTTGTTGTTCGTCTTGTACGCTATCCTTACGCGCATGACCAACGATTTCTGGAAATAAAATACATAAATGACTGATTTAACCTAAAAATAAATAAGCAAAATGGTTGCATACAACACTAAGAATTTCTTTCCAAACACAGGTAGCATGGCCAAGGGTAAATTAATTGTTAAGAGGTTACAGACAACCTAAAATCCATGGAAATAAATTGTCACCCAAAGCCTAAAAACCACCTGACTCCTCCATAAAGACGCGAAAAATAAATTGCACATGCATTTAAATTCTTGGCTATAATGGAACTACTACATGCAAGCATCATTTAGCATGATGCAGGAAACAAAATCTGCAGCTGCTACTTAGAAGTTCAAAAATACTTTAAAGTATAAAATGGAAGAATAGCAACCCAAAAATCTTTAAGTGAAGGATGGCTGCTTCAGTATGGAAGTTAGATCAGAGAGCAACATATCAGTTCCCTAGAGCAACTTTAATTAACTAGAACAACTAAAATTAGATAGTATACTAAAGCTTTCTCTTGCTAAGTTCTCAGATTCAGAATCCATAACATAAACATTAATAAGACTCAGTATACATACCTTCCCATGTTGGCTATTAGTGACCTTCAAATTTTGTGTGATGGATCCATCACCGCTTGCAGGCAAAGTGTTGCTGCTAGCTGGATCCAAGTGCAACTGAAGAAACTGCATAAAAGCAGCAAAGTACATATTAAAAGGAGAAGCATGCAAAACCCAATGTAACAAATAGAAATTCAATGGTTATTTTTAGTAAACATAGCAACTTCATATATTTTGTGAAAATAGTGAAGCCTAGATTTTAGAAACCCGCCAAATGCAGTTAAAAAAGTTCAAGTATCCCCAGAAAATAAAGAACTATAAGTGATGACAGGCTTTAGTTCACAAACTGCAGTCTTTTTTTATTTTCACATGAACCTATGATAAATAAAAAGCAGCAGGAGCGAACAATATAAGAATGCAAATTATACCTCTAACAGATTGCACTGAAACCCAATTATTTTTTTTACTAGAAGTATAGAGTGTAAAAGCAAACTCGGTAAGCAAACATCTTGAGTTACCTTTGGAACTGCTGCCTGGAAAAGAAAATCATTGTAAACATTAGATGACAAATTTGTAAAAGTAGCCTGGATCAACGTTGTTTGAGGGCTCCCTCGTTGCTTTGAAAAGTTGAACATCACTCTTAAGGAGCTGCTCTCGTATGCAACTAAAGATGGATAAGCTTGACCATTTTCCTCTGCCCACAGAAAAGAAGACTATAACACCTTTGGCAACTAAAAGGATACCAAATCAGCCGAACAGATCCCCAAACCTATTAAAACTTACCAGACTTTTGAGGACCAGGGCCACGCCCATCCAATAAATCCATCATTGGAGCAGCGTTTGCAGGAGAAGTGGCATTTGCAGAAAGTGAGGAAAGTGATGCAAGCCCATTAAAATTTACAAATGGGGCTTTGTCATCTTGACTGGAGGATAATATGTCAGATGCAGACAAGCCGGTTTGCACAGGAAGCGGCATTCCGATTGACAAAAGATCCAACAGAACATCTGTACTAGCTTTTGGAGGCATATCAGCGCCTaacaattcaaaaataaaatcaaacgTTTTCAACTACAGGAAAGAAGAGATTAGAAACTGAAAATAGTACACTTTTAATCGCGAatgaaacattaaaacatttttaTGCCTATGCAATACAGAGTTCACTATTGGAGAAGGAAGGCAGTAAAAGCAATGACAAGGAGATACTTATTTTTCTTTAACATTGTTACACTCTAGAAACTGCCAAATTAATTGACTATGCAACATAACCATATCATGACACCCAGTATACTTGCAAATATACTTGCAAACCAATCTAGATTTATACTTATGattaaagaaatcaaatttaaaaGCGACTATTATGTACTTCTATCGAACAATTCAAGAAGTTGGTTTGAGTCCAAATGTTCAGAAACAACTAATTTCAACCAACAGGTGTTTGCCTGAACTATTGTCCACTATGGTTTTtgtcaaatagaaataattaactCTCAACAAGTAAAGATAAATTAAAGAGATAAAATAAACATTTGGATTCAACTGACTTATTATTGTGAAAATAATACTGTTAGCATCACGCTGCCAAAAAAATTAAGGTGGAATATCAAGGTATTTCAAAACACAAGTGCATGCTTGAAAAACTAATTTCACTCCTCAAATCAACACCGACTAACCTGATGGTGCAGGAGTTGGTGACAAATCAACACCGAGAAGATCCTGTAGAAAATCACCACCAGAAGAGCTAGGTGCAGGGACATCGTCTGAACTCAGGTCAAGTAAATCTGGAATAGGAGCTGTAGCGGGTTTAGCAATTCCATTTGGAAGATTAGACGGTGCTCCAGAAGAGGTTGAAATAGCTGTTGGCAAGGAGCCAGCCCTCCTTCCACTGAAAGTCGCCTCATCCAAAACTGGCATCCTTTCAACCAATGCAGATCTGTACAAATTCATTCATCAGCCTTGTAATTTATAACTATGCTATGATTGAGGAAACCCTCTAACGAAAGTAATGAGGTAAAAATACAACACAACTTTTTAATCATATACCTAAATTTTTGATGCTTCTGAAGAATACGATTAAATTCTATAGATCGCTGCTGCAGCTCAAGCACAACGTTTCCTTTATTTTGGACAATTATACCCTTAATCCTCCTGAGATAGCAATCCATGAAAATTTATTATCTTTTTCATGTCATATAaacaaatatgaaaattttcaattacttcatgAAGGAACTCCACAATAATTAGAACGTCAAACTAATTTGCCAAGAAATAAATTCAACTGAGATTGTGTTATGCATATAAAAGGTTCTTTTTAACCCATAGGACGAGGTAAGAAGCAGGTAGAAACATATAACTGTGCGAAGATGAGTGAGATAAATGATAATATGCAGGTTGGCAAGCATCAACATACTCTGAATAAGAAGGAAAACGAGAAGAGAGCTTTAACAGAGCAATCAGGGCCATTGCTTTAGTAGTGAGATCTGAAGTATGACGCTTAATAGCAACCTCTACGGCATCCACAGCATCACACTCTGTTACCTGCTTAGGAAATAAATTTAACTGAACTTTTGAAAAGCATTCATTAATGCAGACACTGAAAAGAGAAAAGGATCCAGACCTGGAGAACTTTCAGCTCAGCATATATCATGTTAAGAATCTAACTAGTTTGAGAATGTTAACGAATTATTTGATTACAAGGAAAAGACCCAGAGTGACAAAGAACTACATTGCTTAACACCCATTAATACATATGATTAAAAGCAAACTCAGAATATTTCAACAGGAACAAACATAAAAATACCTAGACAAGATGCTTTGAATAAAATTAGAAGGTACTTTACAATGCCTTGTCAAAAGGGGAATTGAATGATTCCTTGCCTATTTCTACATCTGCAAAATCACATTACCCGTAACCCAAAATCAATGCCATACTTGGTCAAGATTACTTTGATTAATCTGTAAAATAGATTTATATCTAGCTAGCTAAAATTTATTTGATTGTCATAAATTACCACTAAAATTGAAATTCCACAAGAAAAACCTAGAAAATTCACTATTTGATGAAAGCCAAAAGGGGAAAATAGTTGCATCTTCTTTACTAACAGTTAACAAATTACTTGAATTCAATTTGATAGCACACAGGATAAGCATCGAAGTAATGAAAATCTTTGAAGAAAAGGTCCTAATCAACATTCTTCAATTAGAAGCTTCCCCCAGCCTGGCTATTTTCCCCTTTTTTCTTGAGATATAGAAGTGCAACATGACTAAAGACTAGCATGTAAACAATTCATGAATAAGGATACACTTACAGTTATTGGGTCTTCAATATCAAGCATCCCAACATTATTCACCAACATATCACCATATTCACCAATACACCAAACTGCCACTCGAACAAGAGTTTCCTGATAAAATATCAATGTGCATTTGAATAATTAAGTAGATAAGCATATTAAATTTAGATATATAAAATCCACCATGAGAAAAACAAAGAATACCTGTTCAGTTGATGTTAGGAATGCTCTGTACAGTGCCCTGACTGTATATCCATGGAGGTCAGAAGCATTAGATATGACAACAATAAGGGCATGCCAGACTTCATCTTTCACAAAATTTCCAGCCTATTAAGCAAAGGATAAATGTTAGTACTCTTGgaacaaaataatttaatagAAACGTTGAAAGAGCCAAGaagataaagaaaaacaaaagtaccATTATACCCAAAAAAGGGAAAAAACTAACCTCCCTTTTTCACTACTAAATATTATGTGATATAAAAAAGGAGTACACATCCAGCAGATCAAGGAGATTCATGCACCAGGTAAAGGTAAAAGAACAAGCATTTGATTAGTTGCTTGAATGTTTGTGGCCATTATcctattttttttattgaaattcaTCAATAAAATGCAAAAACATTGACACATAGCGAAGTGCAAGTATAGTGCACAGTAAGATGAACCATTACTGACTAAACACCTCAATTCCACACTTTTTGGTAAATTGTTGCCTTCATATGGTTTCTACATGCAGTAAACAGTGACTAAATACCAATTTGTCTCAGGAAAGTGTTAGCTTTTCTATTATGCTTCAGGTCTAAAAACCATTGACCACTTTTCTGGATCCAACAGTCGTCCTTAACAAGTTACTGGCTGTGGTGGCTTGAAGTCTTACAACATTATGTCGTGTATTCACACACAAAACATTGCATGATCATTAATCAAAGATTGAAATGACATGGGTAATGTGATAAAGAAGTTTTTAGAAAACGTAATGTTCAGCAACACCTACTAGGAGCAAAGACTGAGATGGATGAGACTCAAAGAATAAACAATATAGTAGCAAAAGAGAAACTTGGACATCAATGAATTAAGTGGAATATGACAAATGAAACATCTTTATCCCAATCATATGGTGATTCTATGAAAGACAACACATACCTCAGAAAGAACCTTGAGCATTTGATCAATGTACCAAATCTTCTCTGAGGAAAACCTGAGGGATAAATATAATTGTTAATTGACAACAGAATGTTACAAAGTAATTCCAAATTAGTCTTTCAGCATATCCTCGGTCAACAGAAAAATTCTCTGATATACCAGAAGAACATACCatccaatataatgaaatgaTAGAAGGAGCATCTATTAATCTAAGCAATTCATTAAAATTTACTATATCA encodes:
- the LOC108476173 gene encoding AP-1 complex subunit gamma-2-like isoform X1 yields the protein MNPFSSGTCLRDMIRAIRACKTAAEERAVVRKECAAIRSSINEDDQDYRHRNLAKLMFIQMLGYPTHFGQMECLKLIASAGFPEKRIGYLGLMLLLDERQEVLMLVTNSLKQDLNYSNQYIVGLALCALGNICSAEMARDLAPEVERLLQFRDPNIRKKAALCSIRIIKKVPDLAENFINCAASLLKEKHHGVLITGVQLCADLCKVSSEALEYFRKKCTEGLVRTLRDIVNSPYSPEYDISGITDPYLHIRLLKLLRILGQGDADASDRMTDILAQVATKTESNKNAGNAILYECVETIMSIEDDGGLRVLAINILGKFLSNRDNNIRYVALNMLMRATTLDAQAVQRHRATILDCVKDSDASIRKRALDLLYLLVNDNNVKPLIKELIEYLEVSDQEFKGDLTAKICSLVEKFSSEKIWYIDQMLKVLSEAGNFVKDEVWHALIVVISNASDLHGYTVRALYRAFLTSTEQETLVRVAVWCIGEYGDMLVNNVGMLDIEDPITVTECDAVDAVEVAIKRHTSDLTTKAMALIALLKLSSRFPSYSERIKGIIVQNKGNVVLELQQRSIEFNRILQKHQKFRSALVERMPVLDEATFSGRRAGSLPTAISTSSGAPSNLPNGIAKPATAPIPDLLDLSSDDVPAPSSSGGDFLQDLLGVDLSPTPAPSGADMPPKASTDVLLDLLSIGMPLPVQTGLSASDILSSSQDDKAPFVNFNGLASLSSLSANATSPANAAPMMDLLDGRGPGPQKSEENGQAYPSLVAYESSSLRVMFNFSKQRGSPQTTLIQATFTNLSSNVYNDFLFQAAVPKFLQLHLDPASSNTLPASGDGSITQNLKVTNSQHGKKSLVMRVRIAYKTNNKDVLEERQINNFPQNL
- the LOC108476173 gene encoding AP-1 complex subunit gamma-2-like isoform X2, with the protein product MIRAIRACKTAAEERAVVRKECAAIRSSINEDDQDYRHRNLAKLMFIQMLGYPTHFGQMECLKLIASAGFPEKRIGYLGLMLLLDERQEVLMLVTNSLKQDLNYSNQYIVGLALCALGNICSAEMARDLAPEVERLLQFRDPNIRKKAALCSIRIIKKVPDLAENFINCAASLLKEKHHGVLITGVQLCADLCKVSSEALEYFRKKCTEGLVRTLRDIVNSPYSPEYDISGITDPYLHIRLLKLLRILGQGDADASDRMTDILAQVATKTESNKNAGNAILYECVETIMSIEDDGGLRVLAINILGKFLSNRDNNIRYVALNMLMRATTLDAQAVQRHRATILDCVKDSDASIRKRALDLLYLLVNDNNVKPLIKELIEYLEVSDQEFKGDLTAKICSLVEKFSSEKIWYIDQMLKVLSEAGNFVKDEVWHALIVVISNASDLHGYTVRALYRAFLTSTEQETLVRVAVWCIGEYGDMLVNNVGMLDIEDPITVTECDAVDAVEVAIKRHTSDLTTKAMALIALLKLSSRFPSYSERIKGIIVQNKGNVVLELQQRSIEFNRILQKHQKFRSALVERMPVLDEATFSGRRAGSLPTAISTSSGAPSNLPNGIAKPATAPIPDLLDLSSDDVPAPSSSGGDFLQDLLGVDLSPTPAPSGADMPPKASTDVLLDLLSIGMPLPVQTGLSASDILSSSQDDKAPFVNFNGLASLSSLSANATSPANAAPMMDLLDGRGPGPQKSEENGQAYPSLVAYESSSLRVMFNFSKQRGSPQTTLIQATFTNLSSNVYNDFLFQAAVPKFLQLHLDPASSNTLPASGDGSITQNLKVTNSQHGKKSLVMRVRIAYKTNNKDVLEERQINNFPQNL